The genomic segment ATATTAGCTCATGGATTAAAGGGAGTTTTTGGAAGTTATGGCTTTGAAAATATATATTTATTAATTTGTAAAATTGATGATTTATTAAAAGAAAATAAAAAAAATGAGGCCTTAGAAAGTATTATTCTTTTAGAAAAAAATATAAATGAATTAGAAATTATTTATGTAGATGAGGAAATTTAATATGGAAAGTATTGTTATTTTTATAGATGATCAAGAAGATTTTTTAGAACTTCTAAAAATTCGTTTAGAAGAAGAGCCTTATAAAAAAATTTTTTTAACCGATGGAAATTTATTAAATGAATATTTAAGAAAATATCCTATAGATGTTGTTGTCAGTGATATAAATATGCCTAAAAGTGGAATAGAAATATTTAAATATTTAAAAAAAGAATATCCAAGCATAACAAGAATTGCTCTTTCAAGTTTAACGCATCCTAGAGAACTTTTAAAAGCTATAAATGAAGGAGAAATTCATAAATATATTCCAAAACCATGGAAAGTAGATGAGGAAGGCAAACAAATAATAAGAGATGCTATTTTATATACATATTTTCAGAAATCTCATTGTACTTATGGTTTAACAGAAGCTGATGAAGTAAATAAAATAAATAATATTCTAAAAAATTTAAATATTAATTATATGATTTCTAAAAAAAAAATAGAAAATTCAATTCCTTTAAATGAAATTTATTATTTAATTCCTAGGATGTGATAAAAAATGAAAAAAAAAATAATATTAATTTTCACTCTTTGTTTCTCTTTTAATATTTTTGGAAAGGAAATTTTTTATGGGGAACATTTTACAGGATTACAATATATAAATGCTGATATAAAAAATGATGGAGATTTAAAAACAGGAACATATAAAGACACTTCTTTTATATTGGGAAAAGGTAATTATCATTTTATAAATTATCCAGAAAATTATGAAGGCGTATTTAAATATGATGTTAGATATGATAAGGATAAAGAGCATGGAGATTTAGGATATACAGCCTTGGGAGGACGTTATCAATTTAATGGTTGGGGAAATAAAGGGGCAGTTATAGGGATAAAGGGTGCCCTTGATTATGATAATTTTTATGAAAAACCTAATGCCTATTTTAGACGTTATAATATAGAAGATGATTATCCTAGAATAACAGGACCTATGCAAGATTATGAAAATTTTGGATTTAAATTATATGGTGAATTTTTTAAGAAATTACCCCATGGATTTACTGTAGGAGTATGGAATGATATTGTATTTGCTAGGAATAGTAATCAGAGCCAAGTTACCCTTATTACAAATGAGCTCTTTTCAAGTGCAACCAATCCCTATGATAATAAAAAATATACAACAGTTACAGTAACCCCTAGAATAATTTATGAAAATAAACATTTTGAAGATGAAAGTGGAAAATTTGTTTTTGAAGCTTATATGGAAAATCGTCAATATTATAATAGTAAATTTGAAGTTAATAAAACTTATCAAGAAAGATATTATAAGTATATAATTAATCCTCAATATATTTATAATAAAAATATAGATAATATAAATATTTTTGCCTATACAGCTTTTGAAAATGAAAAGTTTGAATATTTATCCTATTGGCAACATGTTTATAAATTAACTCCTAAAATTGAATATAAAAAAAATAAAATTAAAATTGGATTTAAAGGTGGAGGTTATGAATTCAAAGATCAAATAGGTATGACCTTTGACAATGATGAACTTTTTAGTTATAAAAAAGCAGATGTATATACTGCATGGATGATTGCCCCAAAAATATATTTTGAATATAACATCATCGATAATTATTATTTAGGAAATGAAATTATTTATCGAAAAGGACAATGGGAAACAAACACAGAGGGACAAGATTTTAATGAGGAATCCTATATATTTTATTGGAAATATGAAAAAGAAATTAGAGATAATGTTTTTTTCTTACTAAAAAATTCCTATGAAATTTATAGGGTAACTGGAGATGTCCCAGAATATAGAAGTTTACCAAGTGAAAATGATATTCGAATTTTAACAGGATTTAAGGTAATCTTCTAGGAGGTTTTTATGGATGATATTTTAGTTTTTTCTGATAAATCTAAAGAGGAATTTAAAGATTTATTAAGTCTGTATCAGTATAAAGTTAGCAATTCTAGTTTATTCGATATAAATAATTTTAAGCTTGTTATAATTGATTTAAATGAAGAAAATCAAATAGTTATTAATGTAAATTCTATTCGAAATTTAAATAAAGAAATTCCTATTATAATTTTATCCAATGTGGAACGAAATTTTCATTGGAATATTTTAACTAAATTAAATGGGGAAGGAATTATAAAAATATTTTCTTTAAAAAATTCAAATAAAGATAGATTAATACAAATTATTGATAATTTATTAGATCGTAATTATTCCCATGAGAATTTTTATATTTCTTTTATTATTCCTATCTATAATGAGGAAAAAAGATTTGCAAATACCTTAGTATTTACAAAAAAAATTATTAAATATATTGAAGATAATTATCCAAAATCAAAATTAATTTTTGTAAATGATGGTAGTGAAGATTTAAGTGCACTATTACTAGAAAAATTAATTGAAGATACAAAAAATAAAAGTCAATATATTAGTGATTCTGGTTTTATTTCTTTAAAAAGTTTAAAGAGAAATACTCGAAAGGCAGGAACCTATATTGAAGGATTAAAAAATGCCAGTGGAGATATTATTGTTATTGCTGATGGAGATAATTCTTTTTTTATAGAAGATATAAATAAAATGATTAATATTTTACAAGAGGGTTATTTTGATGGAATTTTTGCAACTAAGGATTTAACTGCGGAAAATAGGCCTTTTATTCGAAAAATTTTAAGTTTTATAAAAAGAATTTTAACTAAACCACTTTTACCTCTACATATTTATGATAGTCAAACAGGGTTAAAAGCTTTAAAAGGAGATATTATAAATTATATATTGCCTTATTTGTCTCATAAACGAGAATTAGCTATTGATTTAGAAATAGCTTATATTTGTAAACTTTATAAATTAAGGCTTTTACAGTTACCTGTAAAGTGCTTAGATAGAGAAGGTTCTCATATTAATGTTTTAAAAGACTCTATTAAATATTTAAAAAATTTAATTAGTATTTTTTTTACCAAATATGATATAGGAGGTAAAAAATGAAAAAAATATTTATAATTTTATTTTCCTTATTTTATCTTGGATGTTTTTCTGAAAAAAAAGAACTTCTTATAGGAATTGATAACTATGAGAGTAGTAATATGTTATATATGGCTCAAGAAATGGGCTATTTAGATAATAATTTTAAAATAATTAGGTTTTCTACCAGAGATGATAATACTACATCTTTTTATATGGAGAATTTAGATATTATTTATTCAACCTTATTTAATTCTATGTATTATTACACCCCTCAAAATAAAAGTAAAATATTTTATTTTACACTTTTAGCATATCCCGAAGATGGATTAATTGTTAAAGAAAAAAATATGAATTTAACTGGTAAAAAAATTGGAATTGAAATAAATAATAGAGAATATTATAATGGTATTCAAAAATTAATATCTAAAAAGGATTTTAAAGGTGTTGAACTAGTTTCTGTTATGGAAAAAGAGGGATTAGATTTATACAATAGTGGGAAAATTGATGGGATATTTGTTCATAAAAATGAAATGGATGAACTTCTAAAAGAAAAAAAAGGTTTTTTATACAAAAATAAAACTATAGAAAGTACAAAAATAGAAGTTTTTATTGCTAGTGAATCAACTTTAAAAACTCGAAAAAAAAATTTAAAAAATTTAATTTTAGCTTGGAATAAAGTTCTAGAGTTTAAAAAGCAAAATCCAAAAGTTTTTGAAGAAATATATTATAAAATTGAAAAGAAATATGGAAATTTTGAATCTATATCTAGAAATCATAATTTTTTGACCTTAGAAGAAAATTATAATTTTATTAAAAGTAAAAATTTTCAAAAAGCTTTTTTCAATCATGAAAAAGATTTAAAAAAACAAATTCCTATTAAGGATCTCTACACAGAGGAGGTCTTAGAATGAAAAGGAATTCAATATTTTTTACTCTACCTTTAAAATTAGTTTTAATCTCTTTATTCTTTTCATCTATTAGTTATATATTCATTGGTGAAAATTTAAAAAAAGAATATAGAAATAGAATTTTAGAAAGGGTTAAATCCTTTGCTATGAATTTAGAATGGACTTTATATCCTTTATATGAAGATAAAAATTACTCTACTATACAAAGATTATTAGAAAAACAAGGGACAGTTTCCTATGTTGATACTATATCTATTGTAAATGAAGATTATTATACGGTTTTATCCAATAAAAAAAATTTAATAGGAAGAGTAAAAGATAAAGATTTTTTTAAAGAAATTTTTATCAAAAAACATCTTATGAATCTTTATATTAGTCCAGATTATAATATATATAAAATAGTACTTCCTCTCAAAGGTAGTGAATATAAACTGTCTTCCATTGAGAAAAGTCAAACGGCTCTTTATATTGAATTTGATATGAAAAGAGAAAATAAAACTTTATATCATATTAAAGATTTTATGCTTATTACAATATTTTCAACTATTATGCTTTCTATTCTTCTTAGTTTAATTATACTAAAACGTAATGTATTTAATCCTTTAATTTTTCTCCAAAAAGGAGTTTCTCAATTAATAAATGGAAATTATTCATATCATATTACATATAAACCTAAAACTTATGAGTTAAAAACTATTTTTAGACAATTTAATATTATGATTTTTAAAATTAAATATACCACTGAAAAATTAAAAATTTCTGAAAAAATTGCTTTAAAAAGTGTTGAAGCTAAATCAAATTTTTTAGCTAATATGACCCATGAACTTAGAAGTCCATTAAATTCAATTATAGGTTATTCGGATATTCTCTTAGAAGAAGAAGAAAATTTTGAAAAGAAAAAACAATTAAATGCCATTTCTCTTTCAAGTAAACATCTTTTAAGTGTTATTAATGATATTTTAAATTTTTCTAAATTAGAATCTAAAAAACAAAAGTTAAATTTAGCTCCATTTAAATTAGAAGAGCTTATCTCTGAAATAGAAGCGCTATTTTCTCTAGAAAGTAAAAGAAAAAATTTAGATTTTATCATTACTAAAAATTTTTTAAAAGGAAAATTTTATTTAGGTGATTTTTTAAAAATAAAGGAAGTTATTATAAATTTTTTATCTAATGCTTTTAAATTTACAAGTAAAGGTAAAGTTATTTTTAATATTACTTTTAAAGATGATTTTTTATTTGTTTTTGTTCAAGATACAGGAATAGGTATTCCTAAAGATAAAATAAATAATTTATTTAAACCTTTTGAACAAATAGAAATGACAAAAACAAAATCCTATGGCGGGACTGGATTAGGTCTTTCAATCTCTAAAGAAATTATTGAACTTATGAATGGAACCATTGAATGTAATAGTGAATTAAATAAAGGAAGTATTTTTTCTTTTAAAATTCCATTAGATACTATTGAAAATATAGAGATTAATAATAAAGAAGATGTATATTTTTCTGAATCTCTAACAAATATAGATAAAAAAGATATTTTAATTGTTGATGATATGGAAGATAATCAAATTTTAACTAGATTAATGCTAAAAAAATTTAATTTTGATTTTGATTTTGCGAATAATGGAAAAGAAGCTCTTGAAAAAATTCTTACTAAAAAATATTTTTTAATTTTCTTAGATATTCAAATGCCTATTATGAATGGAATTGAAGTTTTAAAAATTTTAAAAGAAAAAAATAAACTTCAATATATAATCGGACTTACTGCTTATAGTGGTGAAGAAGAAATAAATGAGATACTTCTTGCAGGGGCTAAAGAAGTTATAACTAAACCATTAAATAAAAAATTACTTCAAGATAGAGTGAATAGTTTATTAAAAAATTTATAAGGGAGAACTTCTATGAAGATTATTAAAATTATTAAAAATTATCAAGCTAGATTATTTCCAATATTAGATGTATCTCTCAATGGTGTCAATTATTTTGCTCATATTTTTTCCAGTTGGTATCTTACCAAAAGTATTTATGGAAATTTAAATGCTCTTTTAAGTTTTCTTAGTATTTTAATTGTAACAGGGATTTCCTTTCAGACTTTAGTAGCTAAAGAAGTTTCAAGGAAATCTTTTTTTTCTGAAAATATTTTAAATTTAAGTTTAAAATATTTTTTATTTATTTTAACATTAATTTTAATCTTTCATAATAAAATAATTTTATTTTTTCAAAGTAATTTTATAAATTTATTTCTAATTTTTCTAATTTTTACATTTAATTTATTTCTTTCAATATTTCGAGGAATTATTCAAGGAAAGGAAAATTTTCTACTTCTTAATATTAATTTTTACATTGAGGTTTTAAGTAAAATTTTTTTTATGATAATCTTATTACCTAAATTTCAAAATGAAACTTCCGTTTTAGTATCCATTAGTTTAGGTATGTTTTTAAGTCTTTTACATGGATATTTTTATCAATTTAAAAATATTTCCATAAAAAAAGAGAATATTTTTTATGGAAAAGAGTGTTTATTTATTTATTTTTCAAATTTTTTTATTTATTATTTTACTTCTATTGATATGATTCTTGTTAATTTTAAATTAACTGAATATTCAGGAATATATGCCGTTGTTTTGAGATATAGTCAAATTATACTTTTTGTAACTTTTAGTATAATTACAGTTTTCTTACCATCTCTTAGTAAGAGTGCAAATGATTTTCAAATTTTTAGGAAAAAAGCTATAAAATATTTTCTTTTTTTGCAAATTATAAATTTTATTATTTTTCTAAGTTATTTTAGCCTTTTACCCCATACAATTAAATATATTTTTGGAGAAAAATATCTGTTAGCAGGTAATTATTTATATTTAGGTGGTTTAAATTATTCCCTATTAACCACTGCATTTTATATTGTAAATTTAAATATAATTTTAAAAAGAGAAAAATATCTTTATATTTTAGGCTTATTTGGATTTTTATATACACTTATTATCTATAAATTTATGAGTTCTTTAAACAATATTTATTATTTAAGTATAAGTATATATTTTTTTATGACGATTACACTTATATTTTTACTATATAAAGAGGGGGAAGCCATATGAGAAAAATTATATTATTTTTATCTTGGAGAGATATAAAATCTCCTAAAAAAGGGGGAGCAGAAGTTTATACCCATGAAATGTTAAAAAGAGCTGATAAAAGTGAATATGAATTTATACATTTTTCACCAATTTTTGAAAATTGTCAAAATGATGAAATTATTGATGGAGTTAGATACGTCAGAGGAGGAAAAGGTCCTTTCTCTGTTATTCTTGAAGCTAAAAAATATTATAATATGAACGAAGAATATATTGATTATGTTGTAGATCAATGTAATACCCATAGATTTTTTACAAAACTTTGGGTTCCAAAGGAAAAAAGAATATTTTTTATACATCAATTAACTAGAGAAATATGGGATTTAAATCTTTCTTTTCCTCTTAATA from the Cetobacterium ceti genome contains:
- a CDS encoding ATP-binding response regulator, which gives rise to MKRNSIFFTLPLKLVLISLFFSSISYIFIGENLKKEYRNRILERVKSFAMNLEWTLYPLYEDKNYSTIQRLLEKQGTVSYVDTISIVNEDYYTVLSNKKNLIGRVKDKDFFKEIFIKKHLMNLYISPDYNIYKIVLPLKGSEYKLSSIEKSQTALYIEFDMKRENKTLYHIKDFMLITIFSTIMLSILLSLIILKRNVFNPLIFLQKGVSQLINGNYSYHITYKPKTYELKTIFRQFNIMIFKIKYTTEKLKISEKIALKSVEAKSNFLANMTHELRSPLNSIIGYSDILLEEEENFEKKKQLNAISLSSKHLLSVINDILNFSKLESKKQKLNLAPFKLEELISEIEALFSLESKRKNLDFIITKNFLKGKFYLGDFLKIKEVIINFLSNAFKFTSKGKVIFNITFKDDFLFVFVQDTGIGIPKDKINNLFKPFEQIEMTKTKSYGGTGLGLSISKEIIELMNGTIECNSELNKGSIFSFKIPLDTIENIEINNKEDVYFSESLTNIDKKDILIVDDMEDNQILTRLMLKKFNFDFDFANNGKEALEKILTKKYFLIFLDIQMPIMNGIEVLKILKEKNKLQYIIGLTAYSGEEEINEILLAGAKEVITKPLNKKLLQDRVNSLLKNL
- a CDS encoding glycosyltransferase, with translation MDDILVFSDKSKEEFKDLLSLYQYKVSNSSLFDINNFKLVIIDLNEENQIVINVNSIRNLNKEIPIIILSNVERNFHWNILTKLNGEGIIKIFSLKNSNKDRLIQIIDNLLDRNYSHENFYISFIIPIYNEEKRFANTLVFTKKIIKYIEDNYPKSKLIFVNDGSEDLSALLLEKLIEDTKNKSQYISDSGFISLKSLKRNTRKAGTYIEGLKNASGDIIVIADGDNSFFIEDINKMINILQEGYFDGIFATKDLTAENRPFIRKILSFIKRILTKPLLPLHIYDSQTGLKALKGDIINYILPYLSHKRELAIDLEIAYICKLYKLRLLQLPVKCLDREGSHINVLKDSIKYLKNLISIFFTKYDIGGKK
- a CDS encoding response regulator, with amino-acid sequence MESIVIFIDDQEDFLELLKIRLEEEPYKKIFLTDGNLLNEYLRKYPIDVVVSDINMPKSGIEIFKYLKKEYPSITRIALSSLTHPRELLKAINEGEIHKYIPKPWKVDEEGKQIIRDAILYTYFQKSHCTYGLTEADEVNKINNILKNLNINYMISKKKIENSIPLNEIYYLIPRM
- a CDS encoding MATE family efflux transporter, encoding MKIIKIIKNYQARLFPILDVSLNGVNYFAHIFSSWYLTKSIYGNLNALLSFLSILIVTGISFQTLVAKEVSRKSFFSENILNLSLKYFLFILTLILIFHNKIILFFQSNFINLFLIFLIFTFNLFLSIFRGIIQGKENFLLLNINFYIEVLSKIFFMIILLPKFQNETSVLVSISLGMFLSLLHGYFYQFKNISIKKENIFYGKECLFIYFSNFFIYYFTSIDMILVNFKLTEYSGIYAVVLRYSQIILFVTFSIITVFLPSLSKSANDFQIFRKKAIKYFLFLQIINFIIFLSYFSLLPHTIKYIFGEKYLLAGNYLYLGGLNYSLLTTAFYIVNLNIILKREKYLYILGLFGFLYTLIIYKFMSSLNNIYYLSISIYFFMTITLIFLLYKEGEAI
- a CDS encoding substrate-binding domain-containing protein — protein: MKKIFIILFSLFYLGCFSEKKELLIGIDNYESSNMLYMAQEMGYLDNNFKIIRFSTRDDNTTSFYMENLDIIYSTLFNSMYYYTPQNKSKIFYFTLLAYPEDGLIVKEKNMNLTGKKIGIEINNREYYNGIQKLISKKDFKGVELVSVMEKEGLDLYNSGKIDGIFVHKNEMDELLKEKKGFLYKNKTIESTKIEVFIASESTLKTRKKNLKNLILAWNKVLEFKKQNPKVFEEIYYKIEKKYGNFESISRNHNFLTLEENYNFIKSKNFQKAFFNHEKDLKKQIPIKDLYTEEVLE